One window of the Cotesia glomerata isolate CgM1 linkage group LG10, MPM_Cglom_v2.3, whole genome shotgun sequence genome contains the following:
- the LOC123273149 gene encoding uncharacterized protein LOC123273149, whose product MPLESRLPRSIAIDITFKYVDNFTEESLPAWSSEIWKKMSKDSGEVWNSHLWFINVREDRRGILTEARKRAGLPPIKSRKAKKPESDEELFDGDDIYDSDYVDEFDTDTELWFELTLTHKQWSEIKPLDGIELKRTPLRKNVWTNIVAIAFWEQHGLPCAYVFKKGYVNKDPSLKHFVIINGKCRSKLCGNKFYAIADVEPEPNEPLCLRVRTRDTTMEDHEDVKRPLNGERRRDFAQAAVIEGSTNLKKRLELSVPQKNCPLIPNISTISFAKKQLKDKCLESGVKLNLKADCSNILINNNDIKNNNNDKEIIDVDEDVDAPFLILLSTPEQSQYYRDCCHLDNVKAVGIDEKGNLIPFV is encoded by the coding sequence ATGCCGCTAGAGTCACGTCTACCGAGATCGATAGCAATAGATATAACATTTAAATACGTAGACAATTTTACAGAGGAGTCGCTTCCAGCATGGTCCTCTGaaatatggaaaaaaatgagcaaGGATTCAGGTGAAGTGTGGAACAGCCACCTGTGGTTTATAAATGTTCGAGAAGATAGGCGTGGAATATTAACTGAAGCGAGAAAAAGAGCTGGGTTACCACCGATAAAATCTAGAAAAGCGAAAAAACCTGAATCTGATGAAGAACTTTTTGATGGAGATGATATATATGATAGCGATTATGTAGATGAATTTGATACTGATACAGAATTATGGTTTGAGTTAACTTTAACTCACAAACAGTGGTCTGAGATAAAACCACTAGATGGAATTGAACTGAAGAGAACTCCGTTGAGAAAAAATGTATGGACTAATATTGTCGCTATAGCATTTTGGGAACAGCATGGATTGCCATGTGCTTATGTGTTTAAAAAAGGCTACGTGAATAAGGATCCTTCTTTGAAGcattttgttataattaatgGAAAATGTAGGAGCAAGCTTtgtggaaataaattttatgctATTGCTGATGTCGAGCCAGAGCCTAATGAACCACTTTGCTTACGTGTTAGGACCAGGGATACCACTATGGAAGATCATGAAGATGTGAAACGGCCGTTGAATGGCGAACGAAGACGAGATTTTGCTCAAGCTGCTGTAATTGAAGGTAGCACTAATCTCAAAAAACGATTAGAACTTTCGGTGCCTCAAAAAAACTGTCCGTTAATTCCGAATATAAGTACAATTAGTTTTgctaaaaaacaattaaaagaCAAATGTTTAGAATCtggtgttaaattaaatttaaaagctgattgtagtaatatattaattaataataatgatattaaaaataataataatgataaagagATTATAGATGTTGATGAAGATGTCGATGctccatttttaattttacttagtACACCTGAACAAAGTCAATATTATCGCGATTGTTGTCATTTGGATAATGTTAAAGCTGTTGGTATTGATGAAAAAGGAAATCTGATACCATTTGTATAA
- the LOC123273157 gene encoding mitochondrial import inner membrane translocase subunit TIM14-like, which translates to MASTAVVAGIGLAVVGFTGRYIVKSMPTLSKKMAEAYKVLPKLDAKSLANSKYYKGGFEPTMTKREASLILGVSPTASKSKIKERYKKLIVLNHPDCQGSPYLASKISQAKDLLEKK; encoded by the exons atg GCTAGCACTGCAGTTGTAGCTGGTATAGGACTTGCAGTAGTAGGATTCACTGGAAGATACATAGTAAAATCAATGCCGACGTTATCGAAAAAAATGGCTGAAGCTTACAAAGTTTTGCCTAAATTAGATGCAAAA TCATTAGCTAACAGCAAGTATTACAAAGGAGGATTCGAGCCAACGATGACGAAACGAGAAGCCAGCTTGATACTAGGAGTATCTCCGACAGCtagtaaatctaaaataaaagaacGTTACAAAAAACTAATAGTCCTCAATCATCCGGACTGTCAAGGATCACCTTACCTAGCCAGTAAAATATCCCAGGCGAAAGATTTGTTGGAAAAAAagtag
- the LOC123273150 gene encoding growth hormone-regulated TBC protein 1-A-like, whose amino-acid sequence MATSCFSNVDEYGFERPQDFDYGTYEDFMSEYLKVLAKRAKKWADITGDGKSLERSITVKRYVRKGIPGEYRGMVWLAVSGGEDLKNANPDLYQRLLNGPHNDQVTDIIKTDLPRTFPDNIFFNNTVNHQHQLYNILLAFAHQNETVGYCQGLNYIAGLLLLVTKSEETAFWLLKVLIEKILPDYYTPTMDGLLTDIDVLAELVKLKIPEVYEHVTNLGLPWAVITTKWFICLFAEVLPIETTLRVWDCLFYEGNKIIFRVALTLIKRNRSNLVACDDFALLADCFKGITKDSIVLQCHNFMQSIFKVPGSLPGNTIAKLRTKVSQERAKNKKTNLKR is encoded by the exons ATGGCCACCTCGTGTTTCAG CAATGTGGACGAGTATGGATTTGAAAGGCCTCAAGATTTTGACTATGGAACGTACGAAGATTTTATGTCTGAATACCTGAAGGTGCTAGCGAAGAGAGCAAAAAAATGGGCTGACATTACTGGAGATGGAAAATCGCTGGAACGTAGTATCACTGTGAAAAGATATGTGCGAAAAGGAATTCCAGGAGAGTACAGAGGAATG GTGTGGTTGGCTGTAAGCGGAGGCGAGGACTTGAAAAACGCAAACCCAGATCTGTACCAGAGATTACTGAACGGGCCTCACAATGACCAGGTTACTGATATTATAAAGACTGATCTCCCGAGGACCTTTCctgataatatattttttaataacactGTTAATCATCAGCACCAgctgtataatattttgctAGCATTTGCACACCAAAATGAGACTGTAGGTTACTGCCAGGGTCTCAATTACATCGCGGGATTGCTATTGCTTGTCACTAAGAGCGAGGAAACTGCGTTTTGGCTGCTTAAAGTATTAATTGAGAAGATACTCCCGGATTATTACACGCCGACGATGGACGGGCTGCTCACGGACATTGATGTACTAGCTGAGCTAGTTAAGCTCAAGATACCTGAAGTTTATGAGCATGTTACTAATTTAGGACTACCCTGGGCTGTTATTACCACCAAGTGGTTTATATGCCTTTTTGCTGAAGTCTTACCAATAGAG ACAACTCTCAGGGTATGGGACTGTCTTTTTTATGAaggcaataaaataatatttcgcGTTGCTTTAACACTTATTAAGAGGAATAGAAGTAATCTGGTGGCCTGTGATGATTTTGCGTTATTGGCTGATTGTTTTAAAGGGATTACTAAAGATAGTATAGTGTTACAATGTCACAATTTTATGCAG aGTATTTTTAAAGTACCTGGATCATTACCTGGTAATACAATCGCAAAATTGCGGACAAAAGTATCTCAGGAACGAGCGAAGAACaagaaaacaaatttaaaacgATAG